From a region of the Hymenobacter sp. GOD-10R genome:
- a CDS encoding outer membrane beta-barrel protein encodes MLNRHFAFCTFLVSTPLLSWAQSPAVPAQQAPTYRLYVGVGAYTSDHEYWGSRYEFPSTHPVQVTLGYQLRPRLALQLSGASAAIKGSYAGLVPQADGTNLPYAQRYANRSTSLAALARYTFTRTAAHRLQLDGLGGFTLHHFSFDGTGSYPDPNAPGGFSSYDNHSRTTDALFTAGVSVRYRLTTHLEAVADGTVSTSLRALRDVTQAGALGLRYTFGRW; translated from the coding sequence ATGCTAAATCGTCACTTTGCCTTTTGCACCTTTCTGGTCAGTACGCCCTTGCTCAGTTGGGCGCAGTCGCCTGCGGTTCCGGCACAGCAGGCGCCCACGTACCGACTTTATGTAGGGGTGGGAGCCTATACCAGTGATCACGAGTACTGGGGGAGCCGCTATGAATTCCCCTCCACTCATCCCGTGCAGGTGACGCTGGGCTACCAGCTACGCCCACGCCTTGCCTTGCAGCTAAGTGGCGCGTCCGCAGCCATCAAAGGCTCTTATGCGGGCCTCGTACCGCAAGCCGACGGCACGAATCTACCCTACGCTCAAAGGTATGCCAACCGGTCGACCTCGCTTGCGGCACTCGCCCGCTATACTTTCACGCGCACGGCAGCTCATCGGTTGCAGCTAGACGGTCTGGGCGGTTTCACGCTGCACCATTTCTCGTTTGACGGCACGGGTTCCTACCCCGACCCCAATGCGCCCGGGGGCTTTAGCAGCTACGACAACCATTCGCGCACGACAGACGCGCTGTTCACGGCCGGCGTGAGCGTGCGCTACCGGCTCACCACGCACCTAGAGGCCGTGGCCGATGGGACGGTGAGCACCAGCCTACGGGCCTTACGGGATGTGACCCAAGCGGGCGCCTTGGGCTTGCGTTATACCTTTGGCCGCTGGTAA
- a CDS encoding DUF4249 domain-containing protein codes for MLKHYTSFRLSVLASLFLLLPGCIDQISADLPVPPNVLVVNSILTPDSVVRVQVSRVTSTVDSASRLLSSARVYLGTPSQGEELLRNQGRGLYVSPTKPVSGIPYTLRAEADGYPSASATDTMPAAIPIREAWYAYPTGTDRNNELLGTIVVRFDDPASTTNFYEITAYQRQGGRTDQSQNFVLDVRGNAALAAEGDAEFNPGSLVFSDRLFNGQAFELRASFHPFWGSGGGISNGQPVGPRVTGEVYVELRSISRAYYQYRKSWTRHFYNQGTKGPSGDLNQLLFLGDPTRMYSNVNGGYGVAASHAVVVQPLPLR; via the coding sequence ATGCTCAAACACTATACGTCCTTTCGTTTATCGGTTCTAGCCAGCCTATTCCTCCTTTTGCCGGGTTGTATCGACCAGATTAGTGCTGATTTGCCGGTGCCCCCCAACGTACTGGTCGTAAATTCCATCCTCACGCCGGACAGCGTGGTTCGGGTGCAGGTCAGCCGCGTCACCAGTACCGTAGATTCCGCTTCACGCCTGTTGTCTTCGGCCCGGGTATACCTGGGGACACCCAGTCAGGGAGAGGAACTGCTGCGCAACCAGGGACGGGGGCTGTACGTCAGCCCTACGAAACCCGTCAGTGGGATACCCTATACCCTGCGGGCCGAAGCCGACGGTTACCCGTCCGCCAGCGCGACGGACACGATGCCGGCGGCCATACCCATCCGGGAAGCCTGGTATGCTTATCCCACGGGTACAGACCGCAACAATGAATTACTAGGTACCATCGTCGTGCGCTTCGATGACCCCGCGTCGACCACTAATTTCTATGAGATTACGGCCTATCAGCGCCAGGGTGGGCGCACTGACCAGAGCCAGAACTTTGTCCTGGATGTGCGGGGTAATGCTGCGCTGGCCGCCGAAGGGGACGCGGAGTTTAACCCCGGCTCGCTGGTCTTTTCGGATCGGCTTTTCAACGGCCAAGCGTTTGAGCTGCGTGCTTCGTTTCATCCTTTCTGGGGCAGTGGAGGCGGTATCAGCAACGGGCAGCCCGTGGGGCCCCGGGTAACGGGCGAGGTATACGTCGAGTTGCGTTCCATCAGCCGCGCCTACTACCAGTACCGCAAAAGTTGGACCCGGCACTTCTACAACCAGGGCACCAAAGGTCCGAGTGGCGACCTGAACCAACTCCTGTTTCTGGGTGACCCCACCCGGATGTACTCCAACGTGAACGGTGGCTACGGCGTGGCTGCAAGCCACGCCGTCGTTGTCCAGCCGCTGCCCCTGCGCTAA
- a CDS encoding TonB-dependent receptor translates to MRLPSPCSRLLLGLLSLLPVVTLPAYSQSPGAHITFSGTVQDARTGEKLLGAAVYLAGEPVGTATNAAGFYSLTLPARDSVRLTASYLGYSRATVVLAARQTATHTFALTSNTELGEVQVRGAVDAPLERRVEMSTLQIPVRQLHQLPALLGEPDVLRAFQLMPGVQAGREGSGALYVRGGSPDQNLTLLDDVPIYYVSHVGGFLSVFDANAISDVRLLKGGFPARYGGRLSSVLDVRLKEGNQEKLSGHAGVGVLATHFSLEGPLKGGKTTFLVSARRGNLDLFSRLASRLSSDGNSTVGYSFYDASAKVSHQLTPRDQLFAAVYVGGDRLFVTQKPQTITGPQGELRYQNASNLRYGNALASLRWNRQLTPQLFGNVTLAATRFRYTNKQTFKLEDRLPTSSLGENSAARFTSGVQDVLVKADVDYYPQPAHQLRFGIIAVQHAFTPGSNFFTSRTAVMALDTLFGAQRVGAQEAALYGEDEIRLGARLSANLGLRLVRYWVEGTSFGGVQPRMLATYLMGEHTAVKASYASMQQYLHLLSNNGAGLPTDLWVPATRRVAPQRAQQVAVGVAHTLTRWGLEVSLEAFQKSMRELIEFREGATFYNSSQNWQEKVVTGGRGQVRGVEVLVQRKTGRLTGWVGYTLARNERQFDELNQGRWYPYKYDRRHDASVVLLYQVRPQITLSATWTYGTGNALTLAQGNYQVIDQSFGLNTGTAADRYLYPDAELYGDKNSYRMRAYHRLDAGATFTKTVRHGERVWRVGVYNAYSRHNPYYLYYSAGENDSYFTKEQRQLYQLSLFPILPAISYERSF, encoded by the coding sequence ATGCGCTTGCCTTCTCCTTGCTCCCGCTTGCTGCTTGGTTTGCTCTCGTTGCTGCCCGTCGTTACGCTGCCCGCCTACAGCCAAAGCCCGGGAGCCCACATTACCTTCAGCGGCACCGTGCAGGACGCGCGCACCGGCGAGAAGCTGCTGGGCGCCGCCGTCTACCTGGCCGGCGAGCCGGTCGGCACGGCCACCAACGCGGCGGGCTTCTATTCGCTGACCCTGCCGGCGCGGGATTCTGTGCGTCTAACCGCCAGCTATCTGGGGTACAGCCGCGCCACGGTCGTCCTGGCGGCTCGCCAGACCGCCACCCATACGTTTGCCTTGACATCCAACACGGAGTTGGGGGAAGTGCAGGTCCGCGGGGCCGTGGATGCCCCACTGGAACGCCGCGTGGAGATGAGCACCCTGCAGATTCCGGTGCGGCAACTCCATCAGCTACCCGCCCTGCTGGGCGAGCCCGACGTGCTGCGCGCCTTCCAGTTGATGCCCGGCGTGCAGGCCGGCCGCGAGGGCAGCGGCGCGCTCTATGTGCGCGGCGGCTCCCCCGACCAGAACCTGACGCTGCTCGATGACGTGCCGATTTACTACGTCAGCCACGTCGGCGGCTTCCTGTCCGTGTTTGATGCGAATGCCATCAGCGACGTGCGCCTCCTGAAGGGCGGCTTCCCGGCTCGTTACGGGGGGCGGCTCTCCTCGGTGCTGGACGTACGGCTGAAGGAAGGCAACCAAGAAAAACTTAGTGGCCACGCGGGCGTAGGCGTGCTGGCCACGCATTTCTCGCTGGAAGGGCCCCTAAAAGGCGGCAAGACGACGTTCCTCGTTTCGGCCCGGCGGGGTAATCTGGATTTGTTTTCCCGCCTGGCCAGCCGGCTCTCGTCCGACGGCAACAGTACGGTGGGTTACTCTTTTTACGACGCCAGTGCCAAGGTCAGCCATCAACTCACGCCCCGTGACCAGCTCTTCGCGGCCGTCTACGTAGGCGGCGACCGGCTGTTTGTCACGCAGAAGCCGCAAACCATCACGGGACCCCAGGGCGAGCTACGCTACCAGAACGCTAGTAATTTGCGCTACGGCAACGCCCTGGCTTCGCTGCGCTGGAACCGGCAGCTAACGCCCCAGCTGTTCGGCAACGTAACACTCGCCGCCACCCGCTTTCGCTACACCAACAAGCAGACGTTCAAATTGGAGGACCGCTTGCCGACCAGCTCGCTGGGCGAGAACAGTGCGGCGCGTTTTACCTCCGGCGTGCAGGACGTGTTGGTGAAGGCGGACGTGGACTACTATCCCCAACCCGCTCATCAACTTCGATTCGGGATCATAGCCGTGCAACACGCTTTTACCCCCGGCAGTAACTTCTTCACGAGCCGCACGGCAGTGATGGCGCTGGACACCCTCTTTGGGGCGCAGCGCGTGGGCGCGCAGGAAGCGGCCCTCTACGGCGAGGATGAAATCCGCCTAGGCGCCCGGCTCTCGGCGAATCTGGGCCTGCGGCTGGTCCGCTACTGGGTCGAGGGCACATCGTTCGGCGGGGTGCAACCCCGGATGCTGGCCACCTACTTGATGGGTGAGCACACCGCCGTAAAAGCGTCCTACGCCAGCATGCAGCAGTACCTGCACCTGCTCTCCAACAACGGGGCCGGCCTGCCGACGGACTTATGGGTGCCCGCTACCCGCCGCGTGGCTCCGCAGCGGGCGCAGCAGGTGGCTGTGGGTGTGGCCCACACGCTCACCCGGTGGGGACTGGAAGTCAGCCTTGAAGCCTTTCAGAAGTCGATGCGCGAGCTGATCGAGTTTCGCGAGGGCGCGACCTTTTACAACAGCTCCCAGAACTGGCAGGAGAAGGTCGTGACCGGGGGCCGGGGTCAGGTACGGGGAGTAGAAGTGCTAGTGCAGCGTAAGACCGGCCGCCTCACAGGGTGGGTGGGCTACACGCTGGCCCGCAACGAGCGGCAATTCGACGAACTCAACCAGGGCCGGTGGTACCCCTACAAGTACGACCGCCGCCACGACGCGTCCGTGGTGCTGCTGTATCAGGTACGCCCCCAGATCACGCTCTCGGCGACCTGGACCTACGGCACGGGCAATGCCCTGACCCTGGCGCAGGGTAACTACCAGGTTATCGACCAGAGTTTCGGGCTCAACACGGGCACTGCAGCCGACCGTTACCTTTATCCCGATGCCGAACTATATGGCGACAAGAACAGCTACCGGATGCGGGCCTACCACCGCCTGGATGCCGGCGCGACCTTCACCAAAACGGTTCGGCACGGGGAGCGGGTGTGGCGCGTGGGGGTATACAACGCCTACAGTCGCCACAACCCTTACTACCTCTACTACAGTGCGGGGGAGAACGACAGTTACTTTACGAAGGAACAGCGGCAACTCTACCAACTGAGCTTGTTTCCCATTCTGCCGGCCATTAGCTACGAACGCAGCTTCTGA
- a CDS encoding porin family protein, whose product MACSPRLFVLLVFWLWQPTLGAAQRLLTGLSIGRTWASARYPDRAGVLAQNSRGGLQAGVAALITWGHLGLQSGVRYTQLGDQLRGKFPGSSNSDYRETRRLNYLQVPLLGLYSLRADGQGLHLVAGPYGARLVGGYYQEELIGNPKIYTWPVTQGGRWDVGLQVGVGYRFRGLLAQAGYDWGLHARRVPDVLDVRHGAAGRSYNRAWHLGLSYVCD is encoded by the coding sequence ATGGCCTGCTCTCCCCGCTTGTTCGTGCTGCTCGTGTTCTGGCTCTGGCAGCCCACCCTCGGCGCGGCGCAACGCCTGCTGACGGGGCTGAGTATCGGCCGCACGTGGGCTTCGGCCCGCTACCCCGACCGGGCGGGCGTGCTCGCGCAGAACTCACGGGGCGGTCTGCAGGCCGGGGTCGCGGCCCTGATCACGTGGGGGCACCTGGGCCTGCAATCGGGCGTGCGCTACACCCAACTCGGCGATCAGCTACGCGGAAAATTTCCGGGCTCCTCCAACAGCGACTATCGCGAGACCCGCCGCCTGAACTACTTGCAAGTGCCGCTGCTGGGGCTGTATTCGTTGCGGGCGGATGGGCAGGGGCTGCACTTGGTCGCCGGGCCGTATGGGGCCCGGTTGGTGGGGGGCTACTACCAAGAAGAGCTCATTGGCAACCCAAAAATTTACACGTGGCCCGTCACGCAAGGGGGCCGCTGGGATGTGGGCCTGCAAGTGGGGGTTGGCTATCGGTTTCGTGGCCTGCTGGCGCAAGCCGGGTATGACTGGGGGCTGCACGCGCGCCGTGTGCCCGATGTGCTGGACGTACGGCATGGCGCTGCCGGCCGCTCCTACAACCGGGCCTGGCACCTAGGGCTCAGCTACGTGTGTGACTAA